CGATTCAGCAGGCCCCCTCGGGCCGACAGGTTCCTGCAGGTGGGAAGGCCTCACCAGGCCAAACGGCCGGGTCGGGGGACGCCGCTCCGAAGCCGATCGGGCTGGGGGAGCTGCTGCGTCCGGTCCGGCGGCGGCTGGGCGCGGCGATCCTGCTGCAGGCCGTGGCCGCGGCGGTCGCCGTGGTGCCGTTCGCCGCGGTCGCCGAGCTGGCGAGGACGCTGCTCGCGGACGGCCCCGCCGACCGGGACCGGGCCTGGGCGGTGGCGGCGGTCGCGGCGGGCGCGCTGCCGGTCTGGCTGCTGCCGGCCGGGGTCGCGGGCGCACTCGCCCACCGCGCGGACCTCGACTTCCAGCTGTCGGTGCGGCGGCGGCTCGTCGAGCGGCTCGGGCGCGTCCCGCTCGGCTGGTTCGGCGACCGGGGCGCGGCCGGCGTCGGCAAGGCGGTCCAGCACGACGTGGACGCGATGCACCACCTGGTGGCGCACTCGCTGCTGAACCTCGCCTCCGTCGTCGTGACGTCGCTGGTGACGCTGGCCTACCTGTTCTGGGTCGACTGGCGGATGACGCTGATCCTGCTCGTCCCCATCGCCCTGGGGATCGCGATGTTCGCCCGGCGGATCACGAGCATGACGGCCGAGATGGCGGCCTACGACCGGGCGTTGCAGCGCATCGTCCGCAGCGTCGTCGAGTTCGTCGAGGGCATCGCGGTCGTGAAGATGTTCGGGCAGGCCGGGCGCGCGCACCGGCGGTACGCGCGGGCCGCCGACGACTTCGCGGAGTTCCTCGACGCGTGGCTGTCGCGCGGCTACCGGGCGGGCGCGCTGTCGGCCACCGCGCTGAGCCCGGTCACCGTCCTGCTCACCGTGCTCGCCGGGGGCACGGCGCTGATCGCGGCCGGGCGCCTGGACGCGCTCGACCTGCTGCCGTTCGTGGTCCTCGGGCTGGGGCTGGCCGCGCCGCTGCAGGCGATGGACTTCCACGGCGAGGACATCGAGACGGCGAGCGCGGCGGCGGGGCGGGTCGGCGCCCTCCTCGCGGCGCCCGAGCTGGAGACGCCCGCCGAGCCGCTCCGGCCGGAGGACGACGGCGGCGGGTACCGCGTCGAACTGTCGGGTGTGGAGTTCGCCTACGACGCGGAACCGTCGGCGCGCGGCGACGCGGGGCGTCCGGTGCTGAGCGGCATCGACCTGACGCTGGAACCGGGCACCGTGACCGCGCTGGTCGGCGCGTCCGGCTCAGGCAAGACGACCCTGGCGAAGCTGCTGCCGCGCTTCTTCGACCCGACCGCGGGCTCCGTCCGGATCGGCGGCGTCGACGTGCGCGACATCGCGCCGGACCGGCTCTACCGGCTGGTGTCGTTCGTCCTGCAGGACGTCCGGCTGCTGGACGCGAGCGTGCGCGACAACATCCGCCTCGCCCGGCCCGACGCGGACGAGGAGACGGTGCGCCGCGCGGCGCGGGCGGCGGCCGTCGACGAGCGCATCGAAGCGCTGCCCCGCGGCTACGACACGGTGGCCGGGCGGGACGTCCGCCTCTCCGGCGGGGAGGCGCAGCGGATCTCCATCGCGCGGGCGATCCTCGCCGACACCCCGATCGTGGTGCTCGACGAGGCGACCGCGCACGCCGACCCCGAGTCGGAGGCGCTGATCCAGGACGCGCTGTCGGAGCTGGCCGCGGGGCGGACCGTCCTCGTCGTCGCGCACCGGCTGGCGTCGGTGGCGGGCGCCGACCTGATCGCCGTCCTCGACCGGGGCCGGATCGTGGAGCGCGGCACGCACGAGGAGCTGCTCGCCGCGGGAGGCCGCTACGCGCGCATGTGGCGGCTGCAGGAAGAGACCCTCCCCGGGGAGGGCGCGACCGAGGAGGAGGCACGATGATCCGCAAGCTGTTCGCCGCGCTCGGCCCGGAGCACGACGGCGCGCTGCGCCGCCTCCTCGGCCTGCTCACCGCCGCGGCCGTGCTCCAGGGGGCGGCGTTCGCCCTGCTGGTGCCGCTGCTGCGCGAGGTCCTCGGCGGCGAGCCGGAGCGGGCCTGGCCGTGGGTGGCCGCGCTCGCCGTCCTGTGGGCCGCCGGCGCGGCGGTGAACTACCCGGCGACCGTCGCCGGGTACCGGGCCGGGACGAACCTCAGCCGCGACCTGCACCACCGCATCGGCGACAAGGTCGCGGGGCTGCCGCTCGCCTGGTTCACCGCCGACCGCGTCGGCGAGCTCGGGCGGCTGGCCTCGCAGCGCGTGGTCGACATCATGTCGGTGCCCGCGCACCTGCTGCGCCCCCTGGTCGACACCGCCGTCACGCCCCTGGTCGTGATCCTGGCCATGGCGGTGTTCGACTGGCGGCTCGCCCTGGCGATGGCCGTCGCCGCGGTGGCGGCGGCGGCGACGTACCGGCTCGCGAACCGCGGCATGCGGGCCGCCGACCGGCACGCCGACGCCGTCCACGCCGACGCCGCGGGACGGATCGTGGAGTTCGCCCGCGCCCAGCCCGTGCTGCGGGCCTTCGGCCGGACGGCGGAGGGGCACGCCGCGCTGGACGACGCCCTGGCCGCGCAGCACCGGGCGGGGCGCCGGATGCTCCGCGCCGGGCTGCCCGGGGTCCTCGGGCTCGGCTTCGTCGCGCAGGCGTCGTTCATCGCCCTGCTGGCCCTCGGCACCCACCTGGCGCTCGGCGGCTCGCTCGCGGCGGCCGAGCTGATCGCGCTGCTGGTGCTGGCGGCCCGGTTCGTCGAGCCGGTCATGTTCGTCGGCGAGATCGGCGGCGCGATCCGGGGCGCGGAGAACGCCGTGGCCGACATCGACGCGCTGCTCCGCACCGCGACGCTGCCGGAGCCGGCGGCGCCGCGCGTTCCCGCCGGCACCGACGTCGAGCTGGACGGCGTGCGGTTCGGGTACGGCGGCGCGCCGGTGCTCGACGGGCTGTCGATGCGGATCCCGGAGCGGACGATGACCGCGCTGGTCGGCCCGTCCGGCGCGGGCAAGACGACCGTCATCAAGCTGATCGCGCGGTTCTTCGACCCCGAGGCCGGCGCGGTGCGCGTCGGCGGCACGGACGTCCGCGACATGCGCACCGAGGACCTCATGTCGCTCGTCTCGGTGGTCTTCCAGGACGTCTACCTCTTCGACGGGACCGTCCTCGACAACATCCGCGTCGGCCGTCCCGGCGCCACCGACGCGGAGGTCCGCGCCGCGGCCCGCGCCGCCCGCGTCGACGACATCGCGGAGCGGCTGCCGGGCGGCTGGGACGCGCCGGTCGGGGAGGGCGGCGGCCGCCTGTCCGGCGGCGAGCGGCAGCGCATCTCGATCGCGCGGGCGCTGCTGAAGGACGCCCCGATCGTCCTGTTCGACGAGGCGACCGCCGCGCTGGACGCCGAGAACGAGCACGCTCTCCGGCAGGCGATGGCGGCGCTGGCGCGGGACCGCACGGTCCTGGTGATCGCGCACCGGCTGCACACGCTGCGCGAGGCCGACCGCATCGTCGTCCTCGACGAGGGACGCGTCGTCGAGGCGGGCGCCCACGACGAGCTGGTCGCCCTCGACGGCCGCTACGCCCGCTACTGGCGGGAGCGCCGCCGCGCCCAGGGCTGGCGCCTGACCGGCCCCGCCGCCCGCTGACGCGGGCTCCGCCCCACCACCCGCACACGATCGAAGGTGACCTGCATGTCAATTTCGGAACATGTTCGAAAAGAGGGCGCCGACGCCTCCGGCGTCCGTCCGGGCCGCACGCTCGCCGCGGTGGCCGTCGTCCAGTTCATGGTCTCGCTGGACCTCTCGGTCGTGAACGTCGGGCTCCCGCGGATCGCGGCCGCGCTCGGCTTCACGGAGGTCGGCCTGACCTGGGTGATCCACGCCTACGCGCTCACCTTCGGCGGGCTCCTCCTCCTCGGCGGGAAGGCCGCCGACCGGTACGGGCGCAAACGCGTCCTCCTGTTCGGGCTCGGACTGTTCGGGCTCGCCTCCCTCCTCGGGGGCTTCGCCCAGACGCCCGGACAGCTCGTCGCGGCGCGGGCCGCGCAGGGCGTCGGGGCGGCGGCGCTGGCCCCGGCCGCGCTGGCGCTGCTGACCACGGCCTTCCCCGGAGGCCGGGCCCGCGTCCGGGCCTTCGGGGTGTGGAGCGCGATGAACGCCGCGGGCGGGGCCCTCGGGGTCCTGATCGGCGGGCTGCTCACCGAGTACGCCGGCTGGCGCTGGGTGATGTTCGTGAACGTGCCGATGGCCGCCGCCGCGCTGCTCCTCGCCCTGCGGGGCGTCCCCGCGGGCCCGCCGCCCGCCCGCGCCGGCCGCCCGGACGCGGCCGGGGCCGTCCTCGCCACCGCGGGCATGACCCTGCTCGTGCTCGGCGTCGTGCGCACCGAGCAGTACGCGTGGACGTCCCCGGTCACGCTCGTGACGCTGGCGGCGGCCGCGGTGCTGCTCGCCGCGTTCGTCCAGGTCGAGCGGACCACGACGCGCGAGCCGCTCGTCCGGCTCGGCCTGTTCGCGAACCGGTCCGTCGCGGGCGCGAACGCCTACAACCTCATGGTCGGCGCGGCCATGGCCTCGGCCTTCTACTTCATGTCCCTCTACCTCCAGCGGGTGCTCGGCATCGGGCCGGCCCCGGCGGGCGTCATGTTCCTGCCGTTCGCGCTCGCGGTGGTCGCGGGCTCCGTCCTCGCCGTCAGGCTCGGCCACCGGCATGCTCCCCGGACCCTGCTGGTGGCGGGCGGGCTGCTCACCGCGACCGGGTTCGCGTGGTTCGGGCTCATCAGCCCGGACGGCGGGTTCGCCGCCGACGTGCTCGGGCCCTCGATCGTCGCGGGCGCCGGCTTCGGGCTCTGCCTCGGCCCGGTCGTGTCCACCGCCACCGCGGGCGTCGCGTCCCACGAGACCGGGGTCGCCTCGGGCCTGCTCAACAGCTCGCGCCAGATCGGGGCCTCGCTCGGGCTCGCCGCCCTGGGAACCGCGGCCCACCACCGCACGGGAGCGCACGCCACGCCCGAGACGCTCAACGACGGCTACGCGTTCGGCCTCGTCCTCTGTGCGACCCTGCTGCTCGCCGCCGTGCTCATCGCCCTGACCGTCCTGCCGAGGCGGAACGGCCCTCCGGCCGGGTGACGGCGCGCCGGGGCGAGTGCGTCCGGGGCGGGCGCGTCAGGTGAGGAGGTTCTTGTGGATGCGGCCGTCCTTGATGATGACCTTCAGGTTGGCGTCGGGGTCGGCCAGCGGGCGCAGGTCGCGGGTGAGATCACCGTCCACCAGGAGCATGTCCGCCCAGGCTCCCTCGGCGATGACCCCCAGGTGGGCCAGGTGCGGCTTGTTCCCGAACGCGGCCTCGTCGGCGGGGGTGGGGAGCTGGTACGGGTCGCGGGGGCCGGACATGCGGAACAGCGCCGCGTTGCCGGACGTCGCGATCTTCAGGGCGGCCACGGGGCCGCCCGCCAGCCCCGCCATGCGGGTGAGCATCTCGCTCTGCCGGGCGCTGTGGGCGGGATCGAGCATCAGGTCGGTGCCGAAGGCGAGCCGGACGCCGTGCTCCAGGGCCATGCCGAAGGCGCGCTCGACCCCCGCGCAGACCCGCCGGTTCTTCTCCGCCGACGCCGGGTCCGGATAGCGGTGGTCGCTCTCGGCGAACGGCTGGAGGCACCAGAAGACGCCGTGGTCCGCCATGAACCTGACGTCGTCCTCCCCGGCGAGCTGCCCGTGCTCGATCACCCGGACGCCCGCCTCGACGGCCCGCCGGATCCCGGCGCCGGTGTAGACGTGCACCGCCACGTAGGTGCCCCAGTCGGCGGCGGCCCGGACCCCGGCTCGCAGCTCGTCGGGGGTGTACTGCAGGACGTCCAGGTGGTCGTAGGCGGACGCGACGCCGCCGCCCGCCATCATCTTGATCTGGGACGCGCCCTTCCTGAGCTGCTCCCGCACGCCCGCCAGCACCTGCGCGGGGCCGTCGGCGACCCGCATCAGCCCGAGCCGCTCCGCGCGCGTGGCGGTCCCGCCCAGCGCGGTCGGCACGTCGTAGACCATGCCGAAGTCGCCGTGCCCGGCGGTCTGCGACAGGCCCGCGTGGCTGGGGTAGATCCGGGGGCCCGGCAGCGCCCCCGCGTCGATCATCCGCTTGAGGTCGCCGGTGTCCCCGGCCATGTCGCGGACGGTCGTGAACCCGCGCATCAGCATCGCCCGCGCCTCGGCCGCCCCCTTCAGGTAGCCGAGCCCCGCGCCGCCCAGCATGAGCTCGGCCTGGGTGGCCCCGGCGAGGATGAGGTGGACGTGGGCGTCGGTGAGCCCGGGGATCAGCGTCATGCCGCGCCCGTCGACGACCGTCGCGCCCTCGCCCGCCGGGGGCGGCTCGCCGTCCCCCACCGCCTTGATCTTCGTGCCCTCGGTCACCACGTGGCCGGGACGCGGCCGGTCGCCGATCCCGTCGAGGACGCGCACGTCGCGGAGCACGACCGGCCCGGCGGCAACCCGTTCGCTCACGACCGTCTGCCTGCCCGCCGGGCGGCGGCCGAAGGCGGCCCGGACCAAGGATTTGCGAAGGTTTACCGCCTTCCTGAAACGGACCCGCCGCGACCGGATGGCCGGTATGTCCGTGTTCGCGACTCGGGGACGGGACGGGGCCGCCGCCGCTAGAGTGGGCGGCGGCGTGGCCGGTGGGCGCCCGAGAGGCGCAGGATCCTGGCGGAGGCGTGGCCATGGTTGACGACCTGTCGTTCGCGGCGGTCCTGGACGACCTGTGCCGCCGTCCGCCCGGCCGCCGCCGCCCGTTCTCCAACGTCGAGCTGGCGCGGGCGGTCAACGACCTCGGCGGCGACATCACCGACGGCTACATCTCGCTCCTGCGCAAGGGGCACCGCGACAACCCGACCCTGCAGACGATCCAGGACCTCGCCGCCGCCCTCGGCGTGTGCCCCGCCGCGTTCGTCGGCGGGCGCCGGGAGCGGGACGGCGACGAGTGCCCCCGCCGCACGTTCTCCGCCAGGCTGCGGCACCTGTTCGAGGCGATCTACCCGCCGGAGCAGGGCCCCTTCACGCCCGAGGACGTCGCCGCCGCGATCAGCACGGACGGCCGGTACGGATCGATCTCCGCCAGCCACATCAGGGAGCTGCTGAACCCCGAGACGCGGCCCAACCCGAGGCTCAAGCACATGCTGGCGCTGGCCGGTCACTTCGGCCTCACCGGCGAGGACGGCGCACCGCAGGCCGCCTACTTCCTGGACGACCGGCTCGCCGCCGCCATCGACGCCGAACTGGCCGACCTGAAGAAGCTGCGCGACGCGGGGGTGGTGGAGTTCGCCGCCCGGGTCGTCGAGCACGCCTCCACGTGGAGCCCCGAGCTGCGCAGGCAGGCCGTCGAGGCGATCACGAAGGCGGTCGAGTCGGGGGAGACCCGGTGGGTGTTCCCGTTGGGCGGGAGTGACCGATGACGAGTCCGGCGCGTGCCACGAGCGGAGGCGGATCGCCATGGGCCGCATGACCAGGCGGGAGCGCGGCGAGCTCTGCGACGCGGTGATGGAGCGCTTCCGGGCGGCGCCGTCCGCGCGCGTCCCCGGCACCCACCGCGACCTGTGCCGCCGCACCGGCGAGGTGATGAGCGAGCTGCTGGGCGCGCGGGTCGAGCTGAGGTTCGTCGCGCTGCGCGACGCGCCGTTCAGCGGCGCGACCGTGCGGCTGGCCGACGGCGGGTACGTGGTGTTCTGCGCCCGGTCGCGGTCCTGGTACCACCGGCTCGGCATCCTGCTGCACGAGCTGGCGCACGTGGTGCTGGACCACCGGCTCGACCCGGCGTCCGACGGCGGCGGGCTCCGCCGGTTCGCGCCCCACCTGCCGGAGCGGGCGGCGCGCATCGTCGCGGGACGCAGCGACCACACGGTGGAGGAGGAGCGCGAGGCCGAGGAGCTGGCCGACCTGCTGCTGGAGCGGCTGACCGGGTGGGACGACGCGGCGGCGGAGCTGCCGCCGGCCGAGGCCGCCCCGCAGGTGCGGCGCATCGCCGAGGGGCTGGTCCACTACCCGGCGAAGGACGCCCGCCGTTGAGCCGCCCGCCGTCGGAACGTGCGTGGTTGAGCCGTCAACTTCATACTCCGCTGGGATGAGCACCGGAATTATCCGCATATGAGTTGAAGTCGTCCGCGGGCGCTGGTTACGCTGCCGCAAGGTGCGCTAATGCCGTCACGAGAGGGCGACCCCGCATGCTGATTGAGTTCGACCAGGCTCGGTGGCATCGCCCGGGGCCGTCGCCTTGATCCCCCACCCGGCCGGGACGATCCGGCAGAAGACGGACGGCTACGCCCCCAACGTCGCGCGGATGCACAACTACCTCCTCGACGGCAAGGACCACTTCGCGGCGGACCGGTCGGCGGTCGAGGAGCTTCTCCAGCACGCCCCCGAGCTGTACACGCTCGTCCGGGCCGAGCGGCTCTTCCTGATGCGGGGCGTGCACTGGCTGGCCGGGAAGATGAACATCGACCAGTTCATCGACCTGGGCTGCGGCCTGCCGATCGGGCGGCCGCTCCACGAGCGCGCGGCCGGGGCCGGGGCCCGTCCCCGCGTGGTCCATGTCGACAACGACCCCGTCGTGGTGGCGCACGGGCGGGCGCTGGTGGACGACGGCCGGAACGCCGTCACCGTCGCCGGCGACGTCCGCGACCCGGAGGACCTGCTCAGGGAGGTGTGCCTGACCGGCCTCATCGACCTCGGCCGCCCGGTCGCCGTGCTCTGCAGCGCCCTGCTGCACCACCTTCACGACGGCGAGGGGCCCTGGGAGATCGTGGAGGCGTTGCGCGGCGCGATGGCCCCGGGCAGCGCGCTGCTCGTCAGCCACCTGTGCGGCGACCACGCCGCCCCGCGGGTCGTCGACGTGCTCGAACAGGTGTACACGGGCGCCAGCGCGCCGCTGACCCTGCGGAGCCGCGACCAGATCACCCGCCTGTTCGACGGGTTCGCGCTGGCGCCGCCCGGTGTGCTGGACGTCGCGCACTGGCCGGGCGCCCGCCCGCCGTCGCGGCGCGGCGCGATCGTCGCCTACGGCGGCATCGCGCACCTCCCGGCGGCCTGACGCCCGCCCCGCACTTCCGGGGAGGCCCGGCCGTTCAGAAGCCGGGCCGTTCGGAAGCTCGGCCGTAGAAGCTCGGCCGTTCAGGGGCTCGCGGTGAACGCGCGGCGCAGCGCCGCCTTGTCGACCTTGCCCGTGGGCAGCAGCGGCAGCCCCTCGACGATCTCGACGTGCTTGGGGACCTTGTGCCCGGCCAGCCGGTCGCGGCAGTGGCGGACCAGCTCCTCCGCGCCCGCACCGGAGCCCGGGCGGGGCACCACGAACGCGGCGCCGACCTCGTGGAACACCGGATCGGGGACGGCGACCACGGCCGCCGCGGCGACGCCCGGATGCGCCTCCAGGGCCATCTCGATCTCGCGCGGGTAGACGGCGTAGCCGCCCGACTTGAACATCTCCTTCAGCCGCCCGACCAGCATGATCGTGCCGTCCGGGCGCTCGACCCCCACGTCCCCGGTGCGCAGGAACCCGTCCTCGGTGAACGCCTCGGCGGTCGCCTCCGGCAGCCCCAGGTACCCGCTCATCAGGCACGGGTTCCGCACCTGGATCTCGCCGGGCGCGCCGGGGGCCGCGGGCTCGCCGTCCTCGCCGACGATCCGCAGCTCCAGCCGGGGGTCGGGGCGTCCGACCGTGGTGGCGAGCGTCTCCTCGTCGGCGTCCGGCTCGTTGTAGGCCACCGAGACGCAGCTCTCGGTCAGCCCGTACACGGAGATGAGGCGGGCGCCGGTCGCCCGCAGCGGCGCCACCAGCTCGCGCGGCAGCGGAGCGCCGCCCCAGGCGATGTACTCCAGCGACGACAGGTCCGCCTCGGCGGCCTCGGGACGCGCCATGACCAGCTGGAACATCGTGGGAATCTGGCCCCACAGCGTGACCTTCGCGCGTTCGATGACCCCGGGGATCGCGGCCGGGTCGAAGTCCTCCATGAAGCACACGGCGCCGCCCATGGCCAGCGGGACCGACACCACGTCCATCAGCCCGGCCACATGGCCGACCGGCAGGTTCGCCAGGGACACCGACGGCGAGTGGTACACCCGCGTCGCCTGAAGGCGGCACCCCTCGGCGAGCGCGCGGTGGCTGATGAGGGCGCCCTTGGGGCGCCCGGTCGTCCCGGACGTGTAGATGATCAGCCCGGGATCGTCGTCGCTCCCCGCGCCGCCCGGCGGCTCCTCAAGGGGCGAGGCGTCGGCACGGGCGAGGAACTCCTCGAACGGCACGGCGCCGGGGAAGGAGCCGGTCAGCGCCACCGTCTCCCGCACCGAGCCCGCCGCCTCGCGGAGCGCCGCCATGTCCTCCGCGTACGAGCGGCCGGCGTGCTCGGCGAGCGAGACGAGGAGCACCGGCTCGCTGTCGGTCACCACGTGCAGCAGCTCGTCGCGCGTGTACCGGGGGTTCAGGCCCACCCACACCGCGCCGATCCGGGACAGGGCGAGGAACACGGTCAGGAACTCGGGGCGCGGCGTGGTCAGCACGGCCACCCGGTCGCCGGCCCGCACCCCCGAGGCGCGCAGTGCGGCGGCGCAGCGGGCGACGTCGTCCGCGGCCCGCCGGTAGGTGCGCGGGGCGCGTCCGGTGCCGTCCAGCTCGTCCAGCGGGGCGTCCGGGGTCCGGGACGCCCAGTGGTCGAGGAAGCCCCACACCCGTCCCACGCGCGGCACGACGTGCTCGCCGGGCGTCTCGGGCATGGCGGGCTCCTCCTTCTCGGGCGTGACGAACATCGAGATCCAGTCGGCGACCATCGCGGGGGTCTCGGCGCCCTCGACCTCCATGACGTTGCGGGTGAGGACGCGCACCCGTCCGGGCTCCTTCTCGCGGGCCTCGACGAGCCGGGCGCGGAGCCGCACGCGCTCCCCGGCCAGGACCGGGCGCAGGAAGCGCACCTTGTCGACGCCGTAGTTGAGCCCATAGGCGCCCTCGAGGTCGAGGTCGAGTTCGCGTTTGTGGAAGGCGACGAGCATCGACAGCAGCAGGAACCCCGAGATGAGGCGGTCGCCGTAGGGGTCGCCGTTGGACGGCGGGGCGCCGAGGAAATCCTCGCGCAGGAACGACGCCTCGGCGAACGCCCGTTCGTCGCCGGCGTCGAGCCGCACCCAGTCGGAGCAGAACAGTTCCCTGCCGGTGAGCTCGTGAAGTTCACCGAGCGTGCGAACCATCGGCGTCCCCCATCCGGGGCTGTGTTCCGGTGTCGGCGGGCGTCGCGGGCGGCGACGCACCGATCCTGGCATAACGGTCGGGGTCGGTGCCACGCAGCCGCAGCGCGTACAGCGCGGCGCCGACCGCGAGCAGGACCGCCAGGTACGGCAGGACGTTGATCGCCAGGGCGTCGCTGTGCGCGAGCGTGCCGAAGTTGGCCAGCAGCAGGACGGTCGCGGTGATCAGCCCGGCGCACCCGGCCAGCGGGAGGACGAGCGTGCGGACGGTCCGCGGGTCGCGGCGGCGCCGGAAGTAGACCACGCACGCCACCGCCGTCAGCATCTGCAGCAGCACGATGCCCAGCGTCGACAGGCCGCTCATGACGGTGACGAGGTTGCGGTACGGGTCCAGCCCGGCGACCGCGAACGCGGCGATGACCACCAGCGTGAACCCGGACTGCGCGAGGCTCGCCGCGTACGGGGAGCGGTGCCGCGGGTGGACGCGGTCCAGCCGCCTGAAGGCCAGCCGGTCGCGTCCCAGCGAGTACAGGTAGCGGCCGGCGGCGTTGTGCGACGCGAGGAGCGAGGCGAACAGGCTCGTGATGACGAGGAGGCCGAACAGCGCCTCGGCGCTCGCGCCGAGGAGGTCGGCGGTCATGTTGAGCATCAGCTCGCCCTCCTGCGCGTCGGCGACCTCGCGGGCCCGGTCCGCGCCCAGCGCGCCGACCGTCAGCCAGCTCGTCGCCGTGTAGAAGAGCCCGATGACCAGCACCGCGGCGTAGGTGGCGCGCGGCACCGACCGTTCGGGGTCGCGGCTCTCCTCGGCGTAGATCGCGGCCGCCTCGTACCCGACGAACGAGCCGAAGGCGAACATGAACGCCACGCCCGGCGCGCCCGACAGCACCGTCGACGGCTCGAACGACGTGAACGCGAAGGCGTCGGTCCCCCGGTCGGCCAGGATCGCCAGGTCGACCGCGAAGAGCATCCCGACCTCGCAGGTCAGCAGCACGGCCAGCACCTTGGCCGACAGGTCGACGGCGCGGTAGCCCAGCACGGCCATGATCGCGACGCCGGCGACGCTGAACGCCCACCACGGGCCGGGCACGCCGCCCTCGATGGTCAGGAAGTAGCCGATGCCCCCGGCGAGCGCCGCGACCAGGCCGTTGTAGCCGATGAGCGCGAGCACCGCGCCCGCCGCGGCGGGAGGACGGCCCAGCCCGCGGGCGACGTAGGCGTAGAAGCCGCCGCCCCCGGTGATGGTCCGCGCCATCGCGGCGTACCCGGCCGAGAAGCACAGCAGGGTCAGGGTGGCGATCAGGTAGGCGCCGGGGACCCCGGCCCCGTTGCCCACCCCCATCGACAGGGGGAGGGTGCCCGCCATGGCCACGAGCGGCGCGGCGGCGGCGAC
The sequence above is drawn from the Actinomadura hallensis genome and encodes:
- a CDS encoding SAM-dependent methyltransferase, with protein sequence MASPGAVALIPHPAGTIRQKTDGYAPNVARMHNYLLDGKDHFAADRSAVEELLQHAPELYTLVRAERLFLMRGVHWLAGKMNIDQFIDLGCGLPIGRPLHERAAGAGARPRVVHVDNDPVVVAHGRALVDDGRNAVTVAGDVRDPEDLLREVCLTGLIDLGRPVAVLCSALLHHLHDGEGPWEIVEALRGAMAPGSALLVSHLCGDHAAPRVVDVLEQVYTGASAPLTLRSRDQITRLFDGFALAPPGVLDVAHWPGARPPSRRGAIVAYGGIAHLPAA
- a CDS encoding metal-dependent hydrolase family protein, giving the protein MSERVAAGPVVLRDVRVLDGIGDRPRPGHVVTEGTKIKAVGDGEPPPAGEGATVVDGRGMTLIPGLTDAHVHLILAGATQAELMLGGAGLGYLKGAAEARAMLMRGFTTVRDMAGDTGDLKRMIDAGALPGPRIYPSHAGLSQTAGHGDFGMVYDVPTALGGTATRAERLGLMRVADGPAQVLAGVREQLRKGASQIKMMAGGGVASAYDHLDVLQYTPDELRAGVRAAADWGTYVAVHVYTGAGIRRAVEAGVRVIEHGQLAGEDDVRFMADHGVFWCLQPFAESDHRYPDPASAEKNRRVCAGVERAFGMALEHGVRLAFGTDLMLDPAHSARQSEMLTRMAGLAGGPVAALKIATSGNAALFRMSGPRDPYQLPTPADEAAFGNKPHLAHLGVIAEGAWADMLLVDGDLTRDLRPLADPDANLKVIIKDGRIHKNLLT
- a CDS encoding ABC transporter ATP-binding protein, translating into MTTIQQAPSGRQVPAGGKASPGQTAGSGDAAPKPIGLGELLRPVRRRLGAAILLQAVAAAVAVVPFAAVAELARTLLADGPADRDRAWAVAAVAAGALPVWLLPAGVAGALAHRADLDFQLSVRRRLVERLGRVPLGWFGDRGAAGVGKAVQHDVDAMHHLVAHSLLNLASVVVTSLVTLAYLFWVDWRMTLILLVPIALGIAMFARRITSMTAEMAAYDRALQRIVRSVVEFVEGIAVVKMFGQAGRAHRRYARAADDFAEFLDAWLSRGYRAGALSATALSPVTVLLTVLAGGTALIAAGRLDALDLLPFVVLGLGLAAPLQAMDFHGEDIETASAAAGRVGALLAAPELETPAEPLRPEDDGGGYRVELSGVEFAYDAEPSARGDAGRPVLSGIDLTLEPGTVTALVGASGSGKTTLAKLLPRFFDPTAGSVRIGGVDVRDIAPDRLYRLVSFVLQDVRLLDASVRDNIRLARPDADEETVRRAARAAAVDERIEALPRGYDTVAGRDVRLSGGEAQRISIARAILADTPIVVLDEATAHADPESEALIQDALSELAAGRTVLVVAHRLASVAGADLIAVLDRGRIVERGTHEELLAAGGRYARMWRLQEETLPGEGATEEEAR
- a CDS encoding MFS transporter; its protein translation is MSISEHVRKEGADASGVRPGRTLAAVAVVQFMVSLDLSVVNVGLPRIAAALGFTEVGLTWVIHAYALTFGGLLLLGGKAADRYGRKRVLLFGLGLFGLASLLGGFAQTPGQLVAARAAQGVGAAALAPAALALLTTAFPGGRARVRAFGVWSAMNAAGGALGVLIGGLLTEYAGWRWVMFVNVPMAAAALLLALRGVPAGPPPARAGRPDAAGAVLATAGMTLLVLGVVRTEQYAWTSPVTLVTLAAAAVLLAAFVQVERTTTREPLVRLGLFANRSVAGANAYNLMVGAAMASAFYFMSLYLQRVLGIGPAPAGVMFLPFALAVVAGSVLAVRLGHRHAPRTLLVAGGLLTATGFAWFGLISPDGGFAADVLGPSIVAGAGFGLCLGPVVSTATAGVASHETGVASGLLNSSRQIGASLGLAALGTAAHHRTGAHATPETLNDGYAFGLVLCATLLLAAVLIALTVLPRRNGPPAG
- a CDS encoding AMP-binding protein, with amino-acid sequence MVRTLGELHELTGRELFCSDWVRLDAGDERAFAEASFLREDFLGAPPSNGDPYGDRLISGFLLLSMLVAFHKRELDLDLEGAYGLNYGVDKVRFLRPVLAGERVRLRARLVEAREKEPGRVRVLTRNVMEVEGAETPAMVADWISMFVTPEKEEPAMPETPGEHVVPRVGRVWGFLDHWASRTPDAPLDELDGTGRAPRTYRRAADDVARCAAALRASGVRAGDRVAVLTTPRPEFLTVFLALSRIGAVWVGLNPRYTRDELLHVVTDSEPVLLVSLAEHAGRSYAEDMAALREAAGSVRETVALTGSFPGAVPFEEFLARADASPLEEPPGGAGSDDDPGLIIYTSGTTGRPKGALISHRALAEGCRLQATRVYHSPSVSLANLPVGHVAGLMDVVSVPLAMGGAVCFMEDFDPAAIPGVIERAKVTLWGQIPTMFQLVMARPEAAEADLSSLEYIAWGGAPLPRELVAPLRATGARLISVYGLTESCVSVAYNEPDADEETLATTVGRPDPRLELRIVGEDGEPAAPGAPGEIQVRNPCLMSGYLGLPEATAEAFTEDGFLRTGDVGVERPDGTIMLVGRLKEMFKSGGYAVYPREIEMALEAHPGVAAAAVVAVPDPVFHEVGAAFVVPRPGSGAGAEELVRHCRDRLAGHKVPKHVEIVEGLPLLPTGKVDKAALRRAFTASP
- a CDS encoding ABC transporter ATP-binding protein; its protein translation is MIRKLFAALGPEHDGALRRLLGLLTAAAVLQGAAFALLVPLLREVLGGEPERAWPWVAALAVLWAAGAAVNYPATVAGYRAGTNLSRDLHHRIGDKVAGLPLAWFTADRVGELGRLASQRVVDIMSVPAHLLRPLVDTAVTPLVVILAMAVFDWRLALAMAVAAVAAAATYRLANRGMRAADRHADAVHADAAGRIVEFARAQPVLRAFGRTAEGHAALDDALAAQHRAGRRMLRAGLPGVLGLGFVAQASFIALLALGTHLALGGSLAAAELIALLVLAARFVEPVMFVGEIGGAIRGAENAVADIDALLRTATLPEPAAPRVPAGTDVELDGVRFGYGGAPVLDGLSMRIPERTMTALVGPSGAGKTTVIKLIARFFDPEAGAVRVGGTDVRDMRTEDLMSLVSVVFQDVYLFDGTVLDNIRVGRPGATDAEVRAAARAARVDDIAERLPGGWDAPVGEGGGRLSGGERQRISIARALLKDAPIVLFDEATAALDAENEHALRQAMAALARDRTVLVIAHRLHTLREADRIVVLDEGRVVEAGAHDELVALDGRYARYWRERRRAQGWRLTGPAAR